The sequence below is a genomic window from Methylotuvimicrobium alcaliphilum 20Z.
GCGCACAGTCAATGAGCAGTAGACAATCAGGCCGCAGAAAGCCTAAAGCCGAGATAAATGTCGTTCCTTACATTGACGTAACTTTGGTGTTGTTGATTATTTTCATGGTGACTGCGCCGATGCTTCAGACCGGGGTCGAAGTTGACTTGCCTCAAGCAGACACCGAGACTGCCGAGCAGCAGAACGACCCGCCGGTAATCGTGTCTATCGATCGCGAAGGGCGTTTTT
It includes:
- the tolR gene encoding protein TolR; this encodes MSSRQSGRRKPKAEINVVPYIDVTLVLLIIFMVTAPMLQTGVEVDLPQADTETAEQQNDPPVIVSIDREGRFYVDMAGQESQEMGADEMTATVADVLRDKPAIQVFIRGDKFVDYGKVISAMAALKNAGVPKVGLMTQPYQH